One region of Oncorhynchus keta strain PuntledgeMale-10-30-2019 chromosome 24, Oket_V2, whole genome shotgun sequence genomic DNA includes:
- the LOC127911296 gene encoding uncharacterized protein LOC127911296 isoform X40: MPSHSDHRFIIDWDSGDVERDNTTRTVVKAPVGGGKRQDRDTNQNTRPGEVNFLSDSDKETKPNPVSDHQTKGTVPVKLIPDQFTDTPVIVADTHPVQVHIEASVQDSEYKAVEPSSIYDLVKASNMSGTQESPGPNDDTDPEPRVVQKAFSTTTTTTTESPTAAQLADPEREVTESPTAAQLADPEREVTESPTAAQLADPEREVTESPTAAQLADPEREVTESPTAAQLADPEREVTESPTAAQLADPEREVTESPTAAQLADPEREVTESPTAAQLADPEREVTESPTAAQLADPEREVTESPTAAQLADPEVTESPTAAQLADPEVTESPTAAQLADPEVTESPTAAQLADPEVTESPTAAQLADPEVTESPTAAQLADPEVTESPTAAQLADPEVTESPTAAQLADPEVTESPTAAQLADPEVTESPTAAQLADPEVTEEDIEALNKKKEKRMKDRKQKQKKKKEKQTGPEQTGPEQTGPEQTGPEQTGPEQTGPTQNRLVQNRLVQNRLVQNRLVLPQNRLVQNRLVQNRLVQNRLVLPQNRLVQNRLVQNRLVQNRLVQNRLVQNRLVQNRLVQNRLVQNRLVQNRLVLPQNRLVQNRLAQNRLVQNRLVQNRLVQNRLVLPQNRLVQNRLVQNRLVQNRLVQNRLVQNRLVQNRLVQNRLVQNRLVQNRLVQNRLVQNRLVQNRLVQNRLVQNRLVQNRLVQNRLVQNRLVQNRLVQNRLVQNRLVQNRLVQNRLVQNRLVQNRLVQNRLVQNRLVQNRLVQNRLVQNRLVLSQNGQRCQLLGLPQNHRQNHRQHHKQNHRQNHRQNHRQNHRQNHGQRCQLLGLPQNYRQNHRQNHRQNHRQRCQLLGPPRNHRQAGWLLSDPSLSPTNRTQYRELQNPDLWSLWSLWSLL, translated from the exons ATGCCATCTCATAGTGACCATCGCTTCATTATAGACTGGGATAGTGGGGATGTTGAGAGAGACAACACCACGAGGACTGTCGTTAAAGCCCCTGTTGGTGGGGGAAaaagacaggacagagatacaaaCCAAAACACCAGACCAGGAGAAGTCAACTTCCTGTCTGATTCAGACAAGGAGACCAAACCTAACCCAGTCTCAGACCACCAGACCAAAGGTACTGTCCCTGTCAAACTGATCCCAGACCAGTTCACAGACACTCCTGTCATAGTGGCTGACACTCACCCCGTTCAGGTCCATATCGAAGCCTCTGTACAGGATTCAGAATACAAGGCGGTTGAGCCGTCCTCGATTTATGACTTGGTCAAAGCCAGCAACATGAGTGGAACTCAGGAGAGTCCTGGTCCCAATGACGACACTGATCCTGAGCCTCGTGTGGTCCAGAAGGCCttcagtacaacaacaacaaccaccacagaaagccccacagcagcacaactagctgacccagagagagaggtcacagaaAGCCCCACGGCAGCACAACTAgctgacccagagagagag GTCACAGAAAGCCCCACGGCAGCACAACTAgctgacccagagagagaggtcacagaaAGCCCCACGGCAGCACAACTAgctgacccagagagagaggtcacagaaAGCCCCACGGCAGCACAACTAgctgacccagagagagaggtcacagaaAGCCCcacagcagcacaactagctgacccagagagagaggtcacagaaAGCCCCACGGCAGCACAACTAgctgacccagagagagaggtcacagaaAGCCCcacagcagcacaactagctgacccagagagagaggtcacagaaAGCCCcacagcagcacaactagctgacccagagagagaggtcacagaaAGCCCcacagcagcacaactagctgACCCAGAGGTCACAGAAAGCCCcacagcagcacaactagctgACCCAGAGGTCACAGAAAGCCCCACGGCAGCACAACTAGCTGACCCAGAGGTCACAGAAAGCCCcacagcagcacaactagctgACCCAGAGGTCACAGAAAGCCCCACGGCAGCACAACTAGCTGACCCAGAGGTCACAGAAAGCCCcacagcagcacaactagctgACCCAGAGGTCACAGAAAGCCCcacagcagcacaactagctgACCCAGAGGTCACAGAAAGCCCcacagcagcacaactagctgACCCAGAGGTCACAGAAAGCCCcacagcagcacaactagctgACCCAGAGGTCACAGAAAGCCCcacagcagcacaactagctgACCCAGAGGTCACAGAGGAGGATATTGAGGCCTTGAacaagaagaaagagaagaggatgaaagacaggaaacaaAAGCAGAAGAAAAAGAAGGAAAAACAGACTGGTCCAGAACAGACTGGTCCAGAACAGACTGGTCCAGAACAGACTGGTCCAGAACAGACTGGTCCAGAACAGACTGGTCCTACCCAGAACAGATTGGTCCAGAACAGACTGGTTCAGAACAGACTGGTCCAGAACAGACTGGTCCTACCCCAGAACAGATTGGTCCAGAACAGACTGGTTCAGAACAGACTGGTCCAGAACAGACTGGTCCTACCCCAGAACAGATTGGTCCAGAACAGACTGGTCCAGAACAGACTGGTCCAGAACAGATTGGTCCAGAACAGACTGGTCCAGAACAGACTGGTCCAGAACAGACTGGTCCAGAACAGATTGGTCCAGAACAGACTGGTCCAGAACAGACTGGTCCTACCCCAGAACAGACTGGTCCAGAACAGACTGGCCCAGAACAGACTGGTCCAGAACAGACTGGTCCAGAACAGACTGGTCCAGAACAGACTGGTCCTACCCCAGAACAGACTGGTCCAGAACAGATTGGTCCAGAACAGATTGGTCCAGAACAGACTGGTCCAGAACAGACTGGTCCAGAACAGATTGGTCCAGAACAGACTGGTCCAGAACAGACTGGTCCAGAACAGATTGGTCCAGAACAGACTGGTCCAGAACAGACTGGTCCAGAACAGATTGGTCCAGAACAGATTGGTCCAGAACAGACTGGTCCAGAACAGACTGGTCCAGAACAGACTGGTCCAGAACAGATTGGTCCAGAACAGACTGGTCCAGAACAGATTGGTCCAGAACAGATTGGTCCAGAACAGACTGGTCCAGAACAGATTGGTCCAGAACAGACTGGTCCAGAACAGACTGGTCCAGAACAGATTGGTCCAGAACAGACTGGTCCAGAACAGACTGGTCCAGAACAGATTGGTCCAGAACAGATTGGTCCAGAACAGACTGGTCCTATCCCAGAACGGACAGAGATGTCAGTTACTGGGTCTACCACAGAACCACAGACAGAaccacagacagcaccacaaACAGAACCACAGACAGAACCACAGACAGAACCACAGACAGAACCACAGACAGAACCACGGACAGAGATGTCAGTTACTGGGTCTACCACAGAACTACAGACAGAACCACAGACAGAACCACAGACagaaccacagacagagatgTCAGTTACTGGGTCCACCACGGAACCACAGACAGGCTGGTTGGCTGCTCTCAGATCCCTCTCTCAGTCCGACCAACAGAACACAGTACAGAGAACTCCAGAACCCAG